From Sulfurirhabdus autotrophica, the proteins below share one genomic window:
- the tig gene encoding trigger factor, with amino-acid sequence MQSENLSPLEKRLDVTLPNEQITTEVANRLKQLARNVKVHGFRPGKVPMKIVEQQHGGQVRQEVLGEALQKGFSEAVRAQQFRVAGYPRFEAKPTPEGENNWEFTATFEVYPEVVLGDISGKTIERPTVQVGEADIDKTIEILRKQRVQYENVDRAVVTGDQVNIDYQGKMDGTVFPGGQAHGQVIVLGESRLLKDFENQLIGMVKGQEKVFELTFPEDYHGKDVAGKTVTFEVKLNAVAEPTMPAVDAEFAKTLGVEDGDLEKMRGEIKANLEREVKSRVKNLAKEKVMEALLDTSKLDLPKALVGMEVERLMQQAQNDMVARGMKVSDIPLPPEIFEEQAKRRVGLGLILAELVKANSLQAKPDQVRAILTDYAQSYEQPEEMVKWYYQNPERLAEVESLALEDNVVAWVLERAKVEDKSLTFDELMGNAK; translated from the coding sequence ATGCAGTCAGAAAACCTGAGCCCACTAGAAAAACGTCTTGACGTTACTTTGCCAAATGAGCAGATCACCACAGAAGTTGCAAATCGCCTCAAGCAACTTGCCCGCAATGTAAAAGTACATGGATTCCGCCCCGGCAAAGTGCCAATGAAAATTGTCGAACAACAGCATGGCGGTCAAGTTCGCCAGGAAGTGCTGGGTGAAGCATTGCAAAAGGGCTTTTCGGAAGCCGTGCGCGCCCAACAGTTCAGAGTTGCAGGCTACCCGCGGTTTGAAGCCAAGCCAACGCCTGAAGGCGAAAACAACTGGGAGTTTACTGCGACATTTGAAGTTTACCCAGAAGTGGTACTGGGTGACATCAGCGGCAAAACTATTGAACGGCCAACTGTTCAGGTAGGCGAAGCAGATATCGATAAGACGATTGAAATACTTCGCAAGCAACGCGTTCAATATGAAAATGTAGACCGCGCTGTGGTGACAGGTGATCAGGTGAATATCGATTACCAGGGAAAAATGGATGGAACGGTGTTTCCTGGCGGTCAAGCGCATGGACAGGTCATTGTATTAGGTGAAAGTCGTCTGCTCAAAGATTTCGAAAACCAGCTTATTGGCATGGTTAAAGGACAAGAGAAGGTATTTGAATTAACTTTCCCAGAAGATTATCATGGGAAAGATGTGGCTGGAAAAACTGTGACTTTTGAGGTGAAGCTGAATGCAGTAGCTGAGCCAACGATGCCGGCAGTTGATGCCGAATTCGCAAAGACACTGGGTGTTGAAGATGGTGACCTTGAAAAAATGCGCGGTGAGATTAAGGCCAATCTCGAACGCGAAGTAAAAAGTCGCGTAAAAAACCTGGCTAAAGAAAAGGTTATGGAAGCGTTGCTGGATACCAGCAAGCTGGATTTGCCAAAAGCATTGGTTGGGATGGAAGTTGAGCGTCTCATGCAACAGGCACAGAACGACATGGTTGCACGTGGTATGAAAGTATCAGATATTCCATTACCACCGGAAATTTTTGAAGAACAAGCGAAAAGACGTGTAGGATTAGGTTTGATTCTTGCCGAACTGGTAAAAGCCAATAGTCTTCAAGCTAAACCAGATCAGGTTCGCGCTATACTGACAGATTATGCGCAAAGCTATGAACAGCCAGAAGAAATGGTCAAGTGGTACTACCAAAATCCTGAGCGTTTGGCTGAAGTTGAATCATTGGCATTAGAAGATAACGTAGTTGCATGGGTGCTTGAGCGTGCTAAAGTAGAAGATAAGTCACTCACTTTTGATGAATTGATGGGAAATGCTAAATGA
- the hpnC gene encoding squalene synthase HpnC has product MPQPYTIEHYENFPVASILLPHRLRHPISVIYTFARQADDFADEGDISDEKRLLLLDEFRQELDLIKSKATPRTQLFLDMADIIDKFKLPLQPFYDLLSAFSQDVIKSRYADFGELIQYCRRSANPIGQLLLHLYGEATPKNLAYSDAICTSLQLINFWQDIAIDFKKDRIYLPLDEMAKFQISENQIAQGNTNELWGSLMLFQLDRTRKLLQAGAPLGKVLRGRIGLEMRMIIMGGETILRKLHKSKGDVFRNRPVLKPIDWLYMSYRAIRAK; this is encoded by the coding sequence ATGCCACAACCCTATACAATTGAGCACTACGAGAACTTCCCTGTCGCTTCGATACTGCTGCCACATCGACTTCGGCATCCAATCAGCGTGATTTACACCTTCGCGCGTCAGGCCGATGATTTTGCTGATGAAGGGGATATCAGCGATGAAAAACGTCTGTTATTGCTGGATGAATTCCGCCAGGAACTGGATCTGATTAAATCCAAAGCCACTCCACGCACGCAACTTTTTCTGGATATGGCTGACATTATTGATAAATTCAAACTACCCTTACAGCCTTTTTACGATTTACTCAGTGCTTTTTCTCAGGATGTCATCAAATCCCGTTACGCTGATTTTGGTGAACTTATCCAATATTGCCGACGCTCGGCAAACCCCATCGGTCAACTTTTGTTGCATTTATACGGTGAAGCTACGCCAAAAAATCTGGCCTATTCAGATGCCATCTGCACCAGCCTTCAACTCATCAACTTTTGGCAGGACATTGCAATAGATTTTAAAAAGGATCGAATTTATCTTCCACTGGATGAAATGGCCAAATTTCAAATCAGCGAGAATCAGATTGCACAAGGCAATACTAATGAATTATGGGGATCATTAATGTTATTTCAACTGGATAGAACAAGAAAATTACTCCAGGCGGGTGCACCGCTCGGAAAAGTGCTGCGAGGAAGAATAGGACTTGAAATGCGCATGATTATAATGGGTGGTGAAACTATCCTGCGCAAATTACACAAATCCAAAGGGGATGTATTTCGCAACAGGCCTGTACTCAAGCCAATTGATTGGTTATATATGAGTTATCGTGCAATTCGGGCAAAATAA
- the hpnD gene encoding presqualene diphosphate synthase HpnD, with protein sequence MTPDQYCQDKTAKSGSSFYYSFLFLPSERRKAITALYAFCREVDDVVDDCKEPAIARIKLAWWRNEINQTFKGLAQHPVTQALLPAIQQFNLPEEHFQEIIDGMEMDLNQNRYPDFKTLQLYCYRVASVVGLLSAEIFGYQDRKTLKYAHDLGMAFQLTNIIRDVGEDARRNRIYLPLDEMAQYGVTEADIFNFKENEHFSRLMAFQIERAHSYYDAAFSNLPESDRKPQLPGIMMAAIYRSLLNEIQNDGCKVLSSRTALTPLRKLWLAWKTWVKG encoded by the coding sequence GTGACACCAGATCAATATTGTCAGGACAAAACGGCTAAGAGCGGATCCAGCTTTTACTACAGTTTTTTGTTTCTCCCATCTGAAAGACGCAAAGCCATTACTGCGCTTTATGCCTTCTGTCGCGAAGTGGATGATGTCGTAGATGATTGTAAAGAACCTGCTATTGCGAGAATTAAACTGGCATGGTGGCGCAACGAAATTAACCAGACTTTCAAAGGATTGGCTCAACACCCTGTCACTCAGGCCCTTCTCCCAGCCATTCAACAATTCAACCTACCTGAAGAGCACTTTCAGGAAATCATCGATGGCATGGAAATGGACCTTAACCAGAACCGATATCCTGATTTCAAGACACTCCAGCTTTACTGTTACCGCGTCGCCAGTGTAGTAGGCCTACTTTCAGCTGAAATTTTCGGCTATCAGGATCGCAAAACGTTAAAATACGCCCATGATTTGGGCATGGCCTTCCAGCTAACCAATATTATTCGTGATGTCGGTGAAGATGCACGACGCAACCGCATCTATTTACCTCTGGATGAAATGGCACAATATGGTGTTACTGAAGCAGACATCTTCAATTTCAAAGAAAATGAGCATTTCTCTCGTCTCATGGCCTTTCAAATTGAACGTGCACACAGTTATTATGATGCTGCTTTTTCAAACTTGCCAGAATCAGACCGTAAGCCTCAACTCCCAGGTATTATGATGGCGGCCATATACCGCTCACTGCTAAACGAAATACAGAACGATGGCTGCAAGGTATTATCCAGCCGCACAGCACTCACACCGCTACGGAAACTTTGGCTTGCCTGGAAAACCTGGGTTAAAGGGTAA
- the hpnE gene encoding hydroxysqualene dehydroxylase HpnE, which translates to MKKSVAVIGAGYAGLAAAVELAQRNIPVTVFESAKELGGRARRVSLKGLNLDNGQHILIGAYRETLRLIKLVSPHATVNTIKPFLRIPLELTILGHFNLKAASLPKPFHLAVGLMTAQGLSFPERLRAVRFMLSMRSRKFKLKQDISVFTLLQQFNQTGSLEKLLWTPLCISALNTPPEMASAQVFLNVLRDSLNGGRNDADLIIPSVDLSDLFPDNAAKYIENHGGHIFRSTSVISIEVGSKGFAVLTQESNQVFSHVICAVPPQRIKQLISNIPELAASADLASNLTYQPIYTLYLQYSHKIAMPKPMQGLASGFSEWVFDRGQISNNPGLLAVVISAEGKHQLLSHDELANSVHKKLKSYIPDLTEPLWYKVIAEKRATFSCIANLQRPEQITPLKQFYLAGDYTAGDYPATLEAATQSGVKCAQSILEIS; encoded by the coding sequence TTGAAAAAAAGCGTTGCCGTAATTGGTGCCGGATATGCTGGACTTGCTGCTGCTGTAGAACTTGCTCAACGCAATATTCCGGTAACTGTTTTTGAATCTGCCAAGGAACTGGGTGGCCGGGCGCGCAGAGTGTCACTAAAAGGCCTGAATCTCGACAATGGCCAGCATATTCTGATTGGGGCCTATCGCGAAACGCTTCGACTTATTAAATTAGTTAGCCCGCATGCAACAGTAAATACAATAAAACCCTTCTTACGTATTCCCCTTGAATTGACCATTCTTGGGCACTTCAACCTTAAGGCGGCCTCTTTGCCAAAACCGTTCCATCTCGCGGTTGGGCTTATGACTGCACAGGGACTGAGTTTTCCTGAACGCTTGCGTGCGGTACGCTTTATGCTCAGCATGCGCTCCAGAAAATTCAAACTAAAACAAGACATCAGCGTTTTTACCTTATTGCAACAATTTAATCAGACAGGTTCGCTTGAAAAGCTTTTGTGGACCCCACTGTGCATATCCGCCTTGAATACGCCTCCTGAAATGGCCTCTGCCCAAGTATTTCTGAACGTACTCAGAGACAGTTTGAACGGTGGCCGTAATGACGCTGATCTTATCATTCCCAGTGTTGATCTTAGCGATCTGTTCCCTGATAATGCGGCAAAATATATTGAGAATCATGGCGGTCACATTTTTCGATCAACAAGCGTTATTTCCATCGAAGTTGGCTCTAAAGGGTTTGCTGTGCTAACACAGGAATCCAACCAAGTATTCAGTCACGTTATCTGTGCAGTCCCGCCTCAACGCATCAAGCAACTGATAAGTAACATACCGGAGCTGGCAGCATCAGCTGACTTGGCAAGCAATCTGACATACCAGCCTATTTATACGCTCTACCTGCAATACTCGCATAAAATTGCCATGCCCAAACCCATGCAAGGTTTAGCATCAGGCTTCTCGGAATGGGTGTTTGACCGGGGACAAATAAGCAACAATCCCGGGCTTTTGGCTGTAGTGATTAGCGCAGAAGGCAAGCATCAACTGCTTAGCCATGATGAATTAGCCAATTCAGTTCATAAAAAGCTGAAATCCTATATTCCCGATTTAACGGAGCCACTTTGGTATAAGGTCATTGCAGAAAAACGCGCTACATTCTCATGCATAGCCAATCTGCAACGCCCTGAACAAATCACACCACTTAAGCAATTTTACCTAGCGGGAGATTATACTGCCGGCGATTATCCTGCAACACTCGAAGCAGCGACACAAAGTGGGGTAAAATGCGCCCAATCAATTTTGGAAATATCATGA
- a CDS encoding YciK family oxidoreductase, with protein MKNYQATKELLKDKVILITGAGQGIGRVAAITYAAHGATVILLGRNVQNLEAVYDEIESAGYAQPAIFPLDLEKATDAEYEALAQAIKLQLGRLDGILHNAVRFFSLCPIELQTLDQWNSLLRVNLIAPFALTRACLPIMKESPDASIIMTSETHGHTPAAYWGGFAVSKGGVETMVKIWAQEFEMFQNLRINALIPGPVQSTQRAKTHPGEFKDTMPKPEDLMPIYLYLMGKDSKKINGEIVAC; from the coding sequence ATGAAAAACTATCAAGCCACAAAAGAATTACTGAAAGACAAAGTTATTCTCATTACTGGAGCAGGTCAGGGAATTGGCCGCGTTGCCGCAATCACCTATGCGGCACATGGCGCCACGGTAATTCTGCTTGGAAGGAATGTTCAGAATCTGGAAGCGGTTTACGATGAAATTGAAAGTGCTGGCTATGCTCAACCTGCTATTTTTCCACTTGATCTCGAAAAAGCCACCGATGCGGAATATGAGGCACTGGCTCAAGCTATCAAGCTTCAATTAGGCCGACTGGACGGTATTCTGCATAATGCGGTGCGGTTTTTCAGCTTATGCCCAATCGAATTACAGACGCTTGATCAGTGGAACAGTTTGCTTCGCGTCAATCTGATAGCGCCTTTTGCTCTGACACGCGCATGCCTGCCAATAATGAAAGAATCGCCAGACGCTTCCATCATCATGACTTCGGAAACCCATGGTCACACACCTGCTGCCTATTGGGGGGGATTTGCTGTCTCTAAAGGCGGCGTGGAAACCATGGTTAAAATCTGGGCGCAAGAGTTTGAAATGTTTCAGAATCTGCGAATAAATGCTTTGATTCCTGGCCCTGTCCAATCTACCCAGCGGGCCAAAACGCATCCAGGCGAATTTAAGGACACTATGCCCAAACCTGAGGATTTAATGCCGATTTACTTGTATCTGATGGGGAAAGATAGCAAGAAAATCAATGGTGAAATCGTCGCTTGCTGA
- a CDS encoding FHA domain-containing protein, whose product MAKLVVSCEGLVQGHYFLDKDQFVIGRKPDNDIFLDDPSISKSQAIIVTVGNDHILEDAGSTNGTTVNGKKFVKHILQNNDVIGISDFQLKYVNQRASSDMDFDKTLMMAAPWKKDEPPEAMMPMHTHSQLATALSAARTNKANFPLGGVKGVKGQHLGQEIVISRPLQTFGQAGNRLAVITRRPHGYYVTHVEGKKTTKVNGKSIGTQPHQLQENDLIEVADEKLIFFLKA is encoded by the coding sequence ATGGCAAAACTAGTGGTCAGCTGTGAAGGTTTAGTTCAAGGACATTATTTTCTGGATAAGGACCAGTTTGTAATCGGTCGTAAACCAGATAATGATATTTTTCTGGATGATCCCAGTATCAGTAAATCACAAGCTATCATTGTTACAGTTGGAAATGACCATATACTTGAAGATGCGGGTAGTACTAACGGTACGACAGTGAATGGAAAAAAGTTTGTTAAGCATATTCTGCAAAATAATGATGTGATTGGAATCAGTGACTTTCAGTTGAAATATGTCAACCAGCGCGCCTCGTCCGACATGGATTTTGACAAAACGCTCATGATGGCTGCGCCCTGGAAAAAAGACGAACCCCCTGAAGCAATGATGCCAATGCACACGCACTCTCAGTTGGCGACAGCCTTATCAGCTGCTCGTACCAATAAAGCCAACTTTCCGCTGGGAGGTGTCAAAGGTGTAAAAGGGCAACATCTTGGTCAGGAAATTGTTATCAGCCGGCCTTTGCAAACGTTTGGGCAGGCAGGTAACAGGCTTGCAGTTATCACTCGCCGTCCACATGGTTATTATGTTACTCATGTAGAAGGCAAAAAAACGACCAAAGTAAATGGAAAATCCATTGGTACCCAGCCTCATCAACTTCAGGAAAATGATTTGATCGAGGTAGCCGACGAAAAACTGATTTTTTTTCTGAAAGCCTGA
- a CDS encoding Stp1/IreP family PP2C-type Ser/Thr phosphatase, with product MTTSSRLEVASATDPGVVRSFNEDSISIDSDLQLLVLADGMGGYKAGDVASAMATGLIVDDIKRKLGVVKSQAIPKSEQSSVESEVIKAAIEKANRAIYKTAEANNKYHGMGTTVVLALFHNNRVTIAHAGDSRLYRLRHGRFDLLTHDHSLLQEQVELGLISSEEAKVSHNRNLVTRALGVEPEIKVDLIEKNVLPGDVYLLCSDGLNDMVDDTDIELAVSELQSNLALAATQLIQMANDNGGHDNVSVLMAKVVNDIEEERSLSDRLFGWLKKF from the coding sequence ATGACAACGAGCAGTCGATTAGAGGTTGCCAGTGCAACGGATCCTGGTGTGGTACGCTCGTTCAACGAAGACAGTATCTCTATAGATAGCGATCTTCAGTTGCTGGTTCTAGCAGATGGTATGGGAGGTTATAAGGCGGGTGATGTGGCGAGTGCCATGGCCACGGGCTTGATTGTGGACGATATCAAGAGAAAGTTAGGTGTTGTCAAAAGCCAAGCTATTCCTAAATCAGAACAATCATCGGTAGAATCAGAGGTAATCAAGGCTGCGATTGAAAAAGCGAATCGGGCTATTTATAAAACGGCTGAGGCAAATAATAAATATCACGGTATGGGGACAACGGTCGTTTTGGCCTTGTTTCATAATAATCGGGTAACAATTGCGCATGCAGGTGATTCTCGATTGTACCGATTACGTCATGGTCGTTTTGATTTGTTGACCCATGATCATTCTTTACTACAAGAACAAGTTGAACTGGGGTTGATTTCCTCAGAAGAAGCAAAGGTTTCCCATAATCGTAATCTGGTAACCCGTGCATTGGGTGTTGAACCGGAAATAAAAGTCGATCTGATTGAAAAAAATGTATTGCCCGGGGATGTATATCTTCTCTGTTCGGATGGCTTGAATGACATGGTCGATGATACGGACATTGAACTTGCTGTAAGTGAGCTTCAGTCAAACCTTGCACTTGCTGCAACCCAATTGATTCAGATGGCAAACGACAATGGCGGGCACGATAATGTTTCTGTGCTGATGGCTAAAGTGGTGAATGATATTGAAGAAGAGCGTAGTTTGTCTGACCGGTTGTTCGGTTGGCTGAAAAAGTTTTAG
- a CDS encoding serine/threonine protein kinase, which yields MATEKLGRYEILSELGQGAMGVVYKAIDPLIERTVAIKTIKLDLSQEELANFEERFYREAKSAGRLNHPNIVTIYDVGKSDHVAYMAMEYLEGQVLRDILDTHSALSVDKIAEVIAQVADGLAYAHENGIVHRDIKPANIMLVRDGVAKITDFGIAQMPTGSRTLAGTVLGSPKYMSPEQVIGQNVDGRSDIFSLGVVLYEMLTGESPFSGDNISTIMYRILNETPPTPGALNPKLPEAFNYIVDKALAKHPADRYQSAKEMEEDLMNYQRLSIPDSAEEINNRHRTLDRRSKPRIDMGEETIFLNQISGGLIGSKTNYSPPGAGASEAKTIVEPTFWESNKILLSAILILLLAFAVTVIIGRSSHQEETPAPPQLVEAPQSTLKTPMQESTDPQIDQGQSKLAIDEIASARPLQSELPSTTSQNREPSQAIKNNEKVKPTVETETPEQTEVIKNPALLTFAVTPWGEIYIDGKKEGVTPPLKELTISAGKHRIEIRNLNFAPYSETIDIKSGSTKKIKYIFQ from the coding sequence ATGGCAACTGAAAAATTAGGCCGATATGAAATACTCTCAGAGCTTGGCCAAGGCGCCATGGGAGTTGTATACAAAGCTATTGATCCGCTTATTGAGCGTACTGTTGCTATTAAAACTATCAAGTTGGACCTTTCCCAGGAAGAGCTTGCTAACTTTGAAGAACGTTTCTATCGGGAAGCAAAATCAGCCGGCCGACTTAATCACCCAAATATCGTCACCATCTATGATGTAGGTAAATCAGACCATGTTGCTTATATGGCGATGGAGTATCTGGAAGGACAAGTATTAAGAGACATATTAGATACCCATTCAGCACTATCCGTCGATAAAATCGCGGAAGTGATTGCCCAGGTTGCAGACGGCTTAGCTTATGCTCATGAAAATGGTATTGTTCACCGTGATATTAAACCGGCAAATATTATGCTGGTCAGGGACGGTGTAGCCAAAATTACTGATTTTGGTATAGCACAGATGCCAACCGGTTCCAGAACCTTGGCAGGGACGGTGTTGGGTTCGCCCAAGTATATGTCACCAGAGCAAGTGATCGGTCAGAATGTTGATGGACGTTCAGATATTTTTTCGCTGGGTGTTGTATTGTATGAAATGCTCACCGGCGAATCCCCATTTAGTGGGGATAATATCAGCACCATTATGTATCGCATCCTGAATGAAACGCCACCAACCCCGGGTGCACTGAATCCAAAGCTGCCAGAAGCATTCAATTATATTGTAGACAAAGCTTTAGCCAAACACCCTGCGGATCGTTATCAATCAGCCAAAGAAATGGAAGAAGACCTGATGAATTATCAGCGTCTGTCAATTCCAGATTCCGCTGAAGAAATAAATAACCGCCACAGAACACTGGATAGAAGATCTAAACCCAGAATTGATATGGGTGAAGAAACCATATTTCTCAATCAGATTTCTGGGGGGCTAATTGGTAGCAAAACGAATTACAGCCCACCCGGCGCAGGAGCGTCAGAAGCAAAAACCATAGTTGAGCCCACTTTCTGGGAGAGTAACAAAATTCTGCTTTCTGCTATTTTGATATTGCTTCTGGCTTTTGCTGTTACAGTGATAATAGGCAGGTCTTCTCATCAGGAGGAAACGCCGGCTCCCCCTCAGTTAGTTGAGGCTCCGCAATCCACGCTTAAAACACCCATGCAAGAAAGTACCGATCCCCAAATTGACCAGGGGCAGAGCAAGCTTGCTATCGATGAAATTGCCTCTGCACGCCCACTCCAAAGCGAACTGCCATCAACAACTTCGCAAAATAGAGAGCCGTCCCAGGCGATCAAAAACAATGAAAAAGTCAAACCTACGGTTGAAACGGAGACTCCAGAACAAACTGAGGTCATTAAAAACCCGGCTCTCCTGACATTTGCGGTCACACCCTGGGGCGAAATATATATTGATGGTAAAAAGGAAGGAGTCACTCCCCCTCTCAAAGAGCTGACTATTTCAGCGGGTAAACATAGAATCGAGATTAGAAACTTGAATTTTGCGCCTTATTCGGAAACAATAGACATTAAATCCGGATCCACGAAAAAAATAAAATACATATTCCAATAA
- a CDS encoding TssQ family T6SS-associated lipoprotein yields the protein MRTRSLLIFMLAAFTATACSTGPVRDLGLDKLSPRKAEQELSIGLKSYEDGNYQTAAKYLQNALNLGLTFKKDQINAHKYLAFVYCASEREKQCRDEFKKALDIDPSFELSTAEAGHPIWGPVFRGMKAEQPPPKKNK from the coding sequence GTGCGCACTCGATCACTGCTTATTTTTATGCTTGCTGCATTTACAGCTACTGCCTGTTCAACAGGCCCGGTGAGAGATTTGGGTTTAGATAAACTCTCCCCTAGAAAGGCTGAACAGGAACTATCAATTGGTCTGAAAAGCTATGAGGATGGTAATTACCAGACAGCTGCAAAATACCTGCAGAATGCATTAAACTTGGGACTTACCTTTAAAAAAGACCAGATAAATGCACACAAATATTTGGCTTTTGTTTATTGTGCATCCGAACGTGAAAAACAATGCCGCGATGAGTTCAAAAAAGCCTTGGATATTGATCCCAGTTTTGAATTAAGTACTGCAGAAGCAGGCCACCCTATCTGGGGCCCCGTTTTCAGAGGTATGAAAGCAGAGCAGCCACCACCCAAAAAAAATAAATAA
- a CDS encoding FHA domain-containing protein, with the protein MSKFIVYNQDGQIEGEYALDKERITIGRKPYNDIQLKHEAVSGEHALVITIRNDSFLEDLDSTNGTQVNNQPVKKCVLQEKDEIRIGGFLLKYIYEPIENPVQDDDDLGWLMNFDETIEADTAETEEKEQTGYVLGDTLKRAGPLSRSKKASVPGKKSYIEQVSAYSAGLQILSGPGAGHELQLEKTLTTIGKPGLQMAVVTRRTGGYFLTHIEGGEFPLLNGVSIGLQSRALKNHDIIELAGTKMEFYLK; encoded by the coding sequence ATGTCAAAATTTATTGTATACAATCAGGATGGGCAGATAGAAGGTGAATACGCACTGGACAAAGAGCGAATTACTATCGGTCGCAAACCTTATAATGATATTCAGTTAAAGCATGAAGCCGTTAGCGGCGAACATGCATTAGTTATTACCATTCGGAACGACTCCTTTCTGGAAGATCTTGATAGCACCAACGGTACCCAGGTAAATAATCAGCCAGTGAAGAAATGTGTTCTGCAAGAGAAGGATGAAATCAGAATTGGCGGTTTTTTGTTGAAATATATATACGAGCCAATAGAGAATCCGGTACAGGATGATGATGACCTTGGGTGGTTAATGAATTTTGATGAAACTATCGAAGCTGATACGGCCGAAACAGAGGAAAAAGAGCAAACTGGTTATGTTTTGGGCGATACCCTGAAAAGAGCAGGTCCGTTATCGCGATCCAAAAAAGCCTCGGTGCCGGGAAAGAAAAGTTATATTGAACAGGTAAGCGCTTATTCTGCCGGGTTGCAAATATTAAGCGGCCCAGGTGCCGGACATGAGTTGCAGTTAGAGAAAACGCTTACAACAATTGGCAAGCCAGGTTTACAGATGGCGGTGGTTACTCGCCGTACTGGTGGTTATTTTCTGACTCATATTGAGGGAGGCGAATTCCCTTTATTGAATGGTGTATCCATAGGCCTGCAATCCCGTGCCCTTAAAAATCATGACATTATTGAACTGGCAGGAACGAAAATGGAGTTTTACTTAAAATAA
- a CDS encoding PP2C family protein-serine/threonine phosphatase: MRLINEDNFGCDAAAKLMVLADGMGGCQAGEVASAIAVSTVISEIKNIEQPVSDIGLFYGDDLTPSMARACNAIEKSNLAIYEAGLHSPECAGMGTTIVMAQFAEDIVTVANVGDSRLYLLRGDVLQQLTVDHTVLQEQIELGFFPEDERQRVAARSMLTRALGSEPRVTVDVFEQQVNPDDLFLLCSDGLYDMLDDGEIHSILTKMDGRLGWGVEELLRRTLDQGGVDNVTLILARVISS; this comes from the coding sequence GTGCGCCTAATTAATGAAGATAATTTTGGCTGTGATGCTGCTGCTAAATTGATGGTGCTTGCAGATGGCATGGGAGGCTGTCAGGCTGGAGAGGTAGCAAGTGCAATCGCTGTGAGCACTGTCATAAGCGAAATTAAAAATATTGAACAACCAGTTTCTGATATTGGTTTATTTTACGGCGATGATTTAACGCCATCAATGGCGCGCGCGTGTAATGCAATTGAAAAATCTAATCTGGCTATTTATGAGGCTGGATTGCATTCGCCTGAATGTGCCGGAATGGGGACAACGATCGTTATGGCGCAGTTTGCTGAGGATATAGTTACGGTAGCCAATGTTGGCGATTCGCGGCTTTATCTTTTGAGAGGTGATGTTTTGCAGCAACTGACAGTAGATCACACCGTACTGCAGGAGCAAATCGAACTAGGCTTTTTTCCTGAAGATGAAAGGCAGCGCGTGGCAGCTCGCAGCATGCTGACAAGAGCATTGGGATCGGAGCCCAGAGTGACGGTGGATGTGTTCGAGCAACAGGTTAACCCGGATGACCTGTTCCTGTTATGTTCAGATGGGTTGTATGATATGTTGGATGATGGAGAAATACATTCCATATTGACCAAAATGGATGGTCGACTTGGATGGGGGGTGGAGGAGTTGTTGCGACGTACACTTGATCAGGGAGGCGTCGATAATGTTACACTGATTTTGGCCAGGGTAATCAGTTCTTGA